The Amycolatopsis coloradensis sequence CAGGNCGTGCCGACTCGGCGGTGTTCGGCCATTCCGCCGGGCCGCAGTCGTGGAAACGGTTCCTGCACCCGCCCCACCGTGTCCTGCTCACCAGTGGGCCCGCCGGGTTCCGACCAGTCCGTGAAGAGCCCGTCGAGTACGCCTTTTTCGGCGTCCGGCCCTGTAACGGTTCCGCGGGAGGACTTGGAAAAAGTCCGCTGAAGCCATACCCCCGTGAGGGCGTGTCGGCCTCGCTTGTTAAGCTCAAGTCGGGTACGTGTCACCTCGCGACGCACGGCCATGCAGCCACTGCACCGCGGGGTTTTTCCCGAAGCTTGGGGTCTTGCTCAGTTGTGAGTAATGCGATGAAGCGTGCTGAGTCCGGAAGACTCAGGCGGAGGTACGCGTGCCGATGTGCGTACGACGGCGCTTCAGGGCCCGTCGCTCGTCCTCGCTCATCCCGCCCCAAACGCCTGCGTCCTGCCCGCTGGCCAATGCCCAGGCCAAGCAGTCGGAAGCGACGGTGCAGCGGTGGCACACGGCCTTCGCCTGCGCTACCTGCGACAGAGCAGGACCGCTGGTTCCCACGGGGAAGAACAGCTCGGGGTCCTCGTCTCGGCAGGCCGCGTCGTGGCGCCAGTCCATGTTTCTGAGCTCCTTCATAACGGCGCGGTACTCCGCGCCATAGTCGTCATGGCGGTCGTTTTTTGGGTGCTTGTGAATGCTTTCACGAAGGACCCGTTTCGACAAGGGTTTTCTGAAGATCGGTGAGTCAGCTCACCCGGCCGAGCGACGCTCCTGACCTGCGGTTTCGGTCCGAAACAGCCTTCCGAAGGGAAGGCCGATGCGGTGAGCGGAGGTTCTGCGTCGATGAGCGGCAGTTCGTACTTTGCCGCAGGCGATCAGCGGTCCGGTCGTCAGACGATTACCGTCAGTGCTTCCGGGACGCTGAAGAACTCCACCCTCTTCCGCTGGCCGACGAGGTCGCCGTCCACCTGGAAGTTTACCGGTTCAGCAGCGTCTATGCGGATCATCGGCAGGTCATCGTGACGAAGGAGACGTCGCCCGCGTTGGTTGCTCTTCGTGAGCAATGCCTGCCGTACATGCTTGAACACGGTGGGCAATCCCAGACCGCTCAACGCGAAAAGGCCCAGTCCGGTGTCGAACGAGCTGCCCGGGTTCAGATGGACGGGACGGTTGCCCAGGTAACTCCACGGATCGGTGTTCGACACGAAAGCGGTCAGCACATCGGTGGGCTCTTCACCCGGGATCCTGACCGTGAGCGGCGGACGGCCGAGCGGAGGCCGCAGATGCGACGCCACCGCGGCCCTCAGGTAGAGCCCGGCGGTGGTCTGCTTGCCCCGGCGTTTGGCCACGCGGCCGACGACGTCGGCATCCCAACCCAGGCCGGCGTTGAAGGTGAACCAGTGGCCGTCGGCGATCCCTAGGCCGACTTCGCGGCTCCGGTCGTTCTCGATGGCGTTGAGGAGCTGATGGGTCGCTTCCACGGGATCGTGCGCGATGCCCAGCGCCCGGGCGAAGACGTTCGCCGAACCGCCCGGCACGACACCGAGCATGGGGGCGCCCCCGACCTTCGCCGGATCGCCGTCGGCGTCCGCGAGCAGACCGTTGACCACTTCGTTGACCGTGCCGTCGCCGCCGTGGGCGACCACCAGGTCGATCCCGTCGCGGGCGGCGGACCGCGCGACGGCCATCGCGTGGCCGCGGTAGTCGGTCTCCACCACGTCGAGTTTGACCTGGCTGGCCAGTGCGTGCGCCAGCACGTCACGGCCACCGGCGGTGGTCGAGGTGGCCTGGGGGTTCACGACGAGGATGGCACGCACGTACCGCAGGGTAAGCCTCTTGGGGTCGAAGAGGGGAGCGTCAGGTGACGCGAAGCTCAATGGCCCGTGCGTCCTCGAAGCAGCACCGTATGGCCCTGTGGCGGGCGTCCCTCCTCACTGTCGGCTGGTGACAGCGCGTCGTGACAAGTGCACCCGGGCCGACCGCCCGCTCATCGACGACACTGCCAATTCTTCCCCTGCGGCGGCGAGGGGAAACCGGCCGACCGGGTGGCATACGATCGAAAGTGCTCACGTACGGTGACCCGCCCTGGTGGAGCACCGTGTCCGGAAGCCTGGAAGGCTGTTTCGCCGTGTCCATCGCCGACAAGCTCTCGCCCGCGCCCCGTGAAGTCCGCCTCGCCGGGGCCGTCACCGCGCTGCCGGGGCTCGCCCTGATCGTGTTCGCGATCCTGCTCCTGGTCAACGGCCAGGCCGGACCGGAGAACCTCCTGGCCGAGGTCGCCTATTACCTCGTCCTCGCCGCCGGAACGCTGGCCTGCGCGGCCGGCCTGATGATGGGGAAGACCTGGGCGAGGTCGCCCGGCGTGGTCGTCGCGCTGATCCTGGTCGGCGTCGGCTGGTACGGCGCGGGCCCGTCCGGGCAGCCGGTGTGGGGAGTGCCGCTCGCGCTGATCGGTGTCGCCGTCATCGTGCTGCTGTTCCGCCGCCCTTCGCGCGCGTGGGCGCTCGGGATGCAGGAAGGCGAGAGCGAGGAAGAAGCCGCCGAGCGGGACGGCGCCGCAGGCCGTGCGGCGCGTCGTGAACGCGAGGAACGCGACTCCTGAGCACGCGAGTCACGCCTTGGCTAGACCTGGGCGGCGAGCGCCTTCAACGGACCGTCGGTGAGACGGTCGACGGTCCATTCGTCCATCGGCACCGCGCCGAGTGACTTGTAGAACCCCTGCGCCGGGTTCCAGTTGAGCACCGACCATTCGAGACGGGCGTAGCCGCGCTCGACGCAGACCGCCGCGAGGGTGGCCAGGAGCGCCTTGCCGAGGCCGGAGCCGCGCTGCTCGGGGCGGACGTAGAGGTCCTCCAGGTAGATGCCGTGCACACCGCGCCAGGTGGAGAAGTTGAGGAACCAGAGCGCGTAGCCGACGATCTCGCCGTCGACCTCGGCGACGTGCCCGAACAGGCCCGGCGCGTCGCCGAACAGCGCGACGCGCAGCTGCTCAGGCGTGAGGTGGCATTCGTCCGGGGCGCGTTCGAACTCGGCGAGGTCGTAGACGAGCTGGACGACGGCGTCCACGTCTTCTTCGCGGATACGCCGGATGCGGTCGTCGGCCACTAGTCCTCCGTCGTGGGGAGCAGGTTGAGATGTTCGATCTGCGGCTCGCCGCGTTCGTCGCCGAGCACCGCGACGCCGGCCGGGTCGAGTCCGAAGTGGACGCCCGCGGTCGACGGGAGGCCGATCCAGCGTGCGACCAGGACCCGGCTGAAATGCCCGTGGCCGACGAGGATCACGTCACCCTCG is a genomic window containing:
- a CDS encoding GNAT family N-acetyltransferase produces the protein MADDRIRRIREEDVDAVVQLVYDLAEFERAPDECHLTPEQLRVALFGDAPGLFGHVAEVDGEIVGYALWFLNFSTWRGVHGIYLEDLYVRPEQRGSGLGKALLATLAAVCVERGYARLEWSVLNWNPAQGFYKSLGAVPMDEWTVDRLTDGPLKALAAQV
- a CDS encoding WhiB family transcriptional regulator, with amino-acid sequence MDWRHDAACRDEDPELFFPVGTSGPALSQVAQAKAVCHRCTVASDCLAWALASGQDAGVWGGMSEDERRALKRRRTHIGTRTSA
- a CDS encoding diacylglycerol/lipid kinase family protein, producing MRAILVVNPQATSTTAGGRDVLAHALASQVKLDVVETDYRGHAMAVARSAARDGIDLVVAHGGDGTVNEVVNGLLADADGDPAKVGGAPMLGVVPGGSANVFARALGIAHDPVEATHQLLNAIENDRSREVGLGIADGHWFTFNAGLGWDADVVGRVAKRRGKQTTAGLYLRAAVASHLRPPLGRPPLTVRIPGEEPTDVLTAFVSNTDPWSYLGNRPVHLNPGSSFDTGLGLFALSGLGLPTVFKHVRQALLTKSNQRGRRLLRHDDLPMIRIDAAEPVNFQVDGDLVGQRKRVEFFSVPEALTVIV